The following proteins are co-located in the Camelina sativa cultivar DH55 chromosome 12, Cs, whole genome shotgun sequence genome:
- the LOC104729374 gene encoding uncharacterized protein LOC104729374 gives MINGLKRTFWSSIHKKKDDDDSLDRQKTSTSRFGFFSNPSTPRSDTRPDSSTLRCQSWSAIAGGVTATPSSPSLPASPKLQCRTSGDVTPTRNRSPLSLLSVSSSSYSSTPSSPKSPASFSLLKSKLCFTKSGSISSKCGICLQTAKAGRGTAIFTAECSHTFHFPCVTSRTGDRNLLSDCPVCGASWRDTSLLPPLFLSSPLHELDTKSPKSGSESDSRIRESKPTNKSLRVYNDDEPLVSSPISRTGGFNTILESDENEDDDEEDNGEFKGFYVNTPSPLTDSVNGHVDVKLSSEAAIVAAARGCETYSVLMKIKSPTLPTAARRSPVDLVTVLDVSGGKIETVKRAMRLVISSLRETDRLSMVSFSSSSKRLSPLRRMTANGRRLARRIVDEISGDGDGMSVNDAVKKAAKVIEDRRQKNLFTTIFVLTDRKAQHQAQLAQQDFVTSTRFSHLEIPTHTVWLGACNHDDVFAKRIKSLLSLSVQDLTLNLGLVSGSGQGEVTSVYSLSGRPVWLGSGLIRLGDMYGDEEREVLVELKSPPSNSRSQRIMTVRSRHVDPTTQEIRHCEDRAVTIPRPIAVRSSSSNSNIARLRNLHVSTRALAESRRLTEVNDHSGAERMLTSARALLVQYGLSSSEASLRGLEAELAELNRLRGRHVAVKSPEPVVQKSEPLTPTSAWRAAERLAKVAIMRKHMNRVSDLHGFENARF, from the exons atgatcaacgGTCTGAAAAGAACGTTTTGGAGTTCCatacataaaaagaaagatgacGATGATTCACTTGATCGTCAAAAAACATCAACTTCAAGATTCGGGTTTTTCTCTAACCCGTCTACCCCAAGGTCCGATACCCGACCCGATTCTTCTACCCTTCGTTGTCAGAGTTGGTCTGCTATAGCCGGTGGTGTCACTGCTACTCCTTCTTCACCGTCTCTTCCCGCTAGTCCCAAGCTTCAATGCAGAACTTCCGGTGACGTAACTCCGACTAGAAACAGAagccctctctctcttctcagcgtatcttcttcttcttattcttctacACCTTCCTCACCTAAATCTCCGGCGAGTTTCTCTCTCCTCAAATCAAAACTCTGTTTCACCAAA AGTGGTAGCATAAGCAGCAAATGTGGGATTTGTTTACAAACAGCTAAAGCAGGAAGAGGAACTGCGATTTTCACGGCGGAGTGTTCTCACACGTTTCATTTCCCCTGCGTAACTTCACGCACCGGTGATCGGAATCTACTCTCCGACTGCCCTGTTTGTGGTGCCTCATGGAGAGATACCTCACTTCtccctcctctgtttctctcttctcctctccacGAGCTTGACACTAAATCTCCGAAATCAGGATCCGAATCCGACTCCAGGATCCGAGAATCAAAACCCACCAACAAGTCCTTACGAGTCTACAACGACGACGAGCCTTTAGTTTCATCTCCAATCTCTCGTACCGGTGGTTTCAACACCATACTTGAATCAGACGAgaacgaagacgacgacgaagaagataACGGAGAATTCAAAGGGTTTTACGTTAACACGCCGTCACCGTTAACGGATTCCGTTAATGGACACGTGGACGTTAAGCTGTCTTCAGAAGCTGCAATTGTTGCGGCTGCGAGAGGTTGCGAGACTTACTCTGTTCTGATGAAAATCAAATCTCCGACGTTACCGACGGCGGCGCGTAGATCTCCGGTTGATTTAGTAACGGTGTTAGACGTCAGCGGAGGGAAGATTGAGACGGTGAAGCGAGCGATGAGGCTCGTGATCTCGTCTCTACGGGAGACGGATCGTTTGTCGATGGTTTCGTTCTCGTCGAGCTCGAAACGCTTGTCGCCGTTGCGGCGGATGACGGCGAACGGAAGGAGATTAGCTAGAAGAATCGTCGACGAAATCTCCGGCGACGGCGACGGGATGAGCGTTAACGATGCGGTTAAGAAAGCGGCTAAAGTGATCGAAGATCGCCGCCAGAAAAATCTCTTCACCACCATCTTCGTGTTAACGGACCGTAAAGCCCAACATCAGGCCCAATTAGCCCAGCAAGATTTTGTGACGTCCACGCGGTTCTCTCACTTGGAGATCCCGACGCACACTGTGTGGCTCGGCGCGTGTAATCATGATGACGTGTTTGCTAAACGGATTAAGAGTCTGTTGAGTTTGTCTGTTCAGGATCTTACTTTAAACCTCGGATTAGTTTCCGGGTCGGGTCAAGGAGAGGTGACGTCGGTTTATTCGTTATCGGGTCGACCTGTTTGGCTTGGATCCGGGTTGATTCGGTTGGGTGACATGTACGgcgatgaagaaagagaagtgtTGGTGGAACTCAAATCACCTCCGTCTAATAGTAGATCACAGAGAATCATGACCGTCCGATCTCGCCACGTGGATCCTACGACTCAGGAGATTAGACACTGTGAAGATCGAGCGGTTACGATACCGCGTCCCATCGCCGTCAGATCATCATCGTCTAACTCTAACATCGCAAGGCTGAGGAACCTCCACGTCAGCACACGTGCCCTAGCCGAGTCTAGGCGGCTGACCGAAGTCAATGATCACTCCGGGGCTGAGCGGATGCTGACGTCAGCCAGAGCTTTGTTGGTGCAATACGGTTTGAGCTCGAGTGAGGCGAGCTTACGTGGTTTGGAAGCTGAGCTGGCAGAATTGAACCGATTGAGAGGTAGACACGTGGCGGTGAAGAGTCCAGAGCCGGTGGTTCAGAAGAGTGAGCCGCTTACGCCTACATCAGCGTGGAGAGCAGCTGAGAGATTGGCTAAAGTGGCGATCATGAGGAAACATATGAATAGAGTCAGTGACCTCCATGGATTCGAAAATGCTagattttag
- the LOC104729375 gene encoding protein RMD5 homolog A-like, giving the protein MELKSIKDAFDRVATKQKLSYSKTNEIVHLLSQEIDKALSLIKETPSDLDHRSIIADVKKAFVEISPITQLEAAEKELHVALTKYPKVLEKQLNPDISKAYRNNAEFDTHIVNQIIANFFYRQGMFDIGDCFVAETGESECSTRQSFVEMYQILEAMKRRDLEPALNWAVLNSDKLKQARSDLEMKLHSLHFLEIAQGKSSKEAINYARKHIATFADSCLPEIQKLMCSLLWNRKLDKSPYSEFLSPALWNNAVKELTRQYCNLLGESSESALSITLAAGTQTLPVLLKYMNVMANKKLDWQNMEQLPVDAQLSEEFQFHSVFVCPVSKEQSSDENPPMMMSCGHVLCKQTINKMSKNGSKSSFKCPYCPTDVDISKCRQLHF; this is encoded by the coding sequence ATGGAGCTAAAGAGCATTAAGGATGCGTTTGATCGTGTTGCCACCAAGCAGAAACTCTCTTATAGCAAAACCAATGAGATTGTTCACTTGCTCTCTCAAGAAATCGACAAGGCCTTGAGTCTAATAAAGGAGACTCCCTCTGATCTTGATCATAGATCTATTATCGCTGATGTGAAGAAAGCGTTTGTTGAGATTTCACCAATCACTCAACTTGAAGCTGCTGAGAAAGAACTACACGTGGCTCTCACCAAGTACCCGAAAGTTCTTGAGAAGCAACTGAATCCAGACATATCAAAGGCTTACAGAAACAATGCAGAGTTCGATACTCATATCGTGAACCAGATTATCGCCAACTTTTTCTACCGTCAAGGGATGTTTGACATCGGTGACTGTTTCGTTGCTGAAACTGGCGAATCCGAGTGTTCCACGAGACAATCTTTTGTGGAAATGTATCAGATATTAGAAGCTATGAAGAGAAGAGATCTTGAACCTGCTCTTAACTGGGCGGTTTTAAACTCGGACAAACTAAAGCAAGCAAGGTCTGATCTCGAGATGAAGCTACATAGTCTACACTTTTTGGAGATAGCACAAGGGAAAAGCTCCAAAGAAGCTATCAACTACGCGAGAAAACATATCGCCACATTTGCTGATAGCTGCCTCCCTGAGATCCAGAAGCTCATGTGTTCTCTTTTATGGAACAGGAAACTCGATAAATCACCCTACTCCGAGTTTCTCTCCCCAGCTCTATGGAACAACGCAGTCAAAGAGCTGACACGGCAGTACTGCAACCTACTAGGTGAATCATCTGAAAGCGCGTTGAGTATAACTTTAGCAGCGGGTACACAAACGTTACCAGTGCTATTGAAATACATGAACGTGATGGCGAACAAGAAGCTTGATTGGCAGAACATGGAACAACTACCTGTAGATGCACAACTGTCAGAGGAGTTTCAGTTCCATTCGGTGTTTGTCTGTCCAGTATCTAAGGAACAGTCAAGTGATGAGAATCCTCCAATGATGATGTCTTGTGGACATGTGCTTTGCAAGCAGACGATTAACAAAATGTCAAAGAATGGCTCTAAGTCTTCTTTCAAGTGTCCTTATTGCCCGACTGATGTCGACATCTCAAAGTGTCGGCAGTTGCACTTTTAA
- the LOC104729376 gene encoding phosphoenolpyruvate carboxykinase [ATP], translating to MSGSNGNATNGDGGFSFPKGPVMPKITTGAAKRGTGGVCHDDSGPTVNVSTIDELHSLQKKRSAPTTPINQGAAAAFAAVSEEERQKIQLQSISASLASLTRESGPKVVRGDPAEKKADGSTTPAYAHGQHHSIFSPATGAVSDSSLKFTHVLYNLSPAELYEQAIKYEKGSFITSNGALATLSGAKTGRAPRDKRVVRDATTEDELWWGKGSPNIEMDEHTFMVNRERAVDYLNSLEKVFVNDQYLNWDPENRIKVRIVSARAYHSLFMHNMCIRPTQEELESFGTPDFTIYNAGQFPCNRYTHYMTSSTSVDLNLARREMVILGTQYAGEMKKGLFSVMHYLMPKRRILSLHSGCNMGKDGDVALFFGLSGTGKTTLSTDHNRYLIGDDEHCWTETGVSNIEGGCYAKCVDLSREKEPDIWNAIKFGTVLENVVFDEHTREVDYTDKSVTENTRAAYPIEFIPNAKIPCVGPHPKNVILLACDAFGVLPPVSKLNLAQTMYHFISGYTALVAGTEDGIKEPTATFSACFGAAFIMLHPTKYAAMLAEKMKSQGATAWLVNTGWSGGSYGVGNRIKLAYTRKIIDAIHSGSLLKANYKKTEIFGFEIPTEIEGIPSEILDPINAWSDKKAHKETLVKLGGLFKKNFEVFANHKMGVDGKLTEEILAAGPIF from the exons ATGTCTGGCAGTAACGGAAATGCTACAAACGGTGACGGAGGGTTTAGTTTCCCGAAAGGACCGGTGATGCCGAAGATAACGACCGGAGCAGCAAAGAGAGGTACCGGAGGAGTATGCCATGACGATAGTGGTCCGACGGTGAATGTATCAACCATCGATGAGCTTCACTCCTTACAAAAGAAACGTTCTGCTCCTACCACACCGATCAACCAAGGAGCCGCCGCTGCTTTTGCCGCTGTTTCCGAGGAGGAGCGCCAGAAGATTCAGCTTCAATCTATCAG TGCATCGTTAGCGTCGTTAACGAGAGAGTCAGGACCAAAGGTGGTGAGAGGAGATCCGGCGGAGAAGAAAGCCGACGGTTCAACTACTCCGGCGTATGCTCACGGCCAACATCATTCTATTTTTTCTCCGGCTACTGGTGCCGTCAGTGATAGCTCCTTGAAGTTTACTCACGTCCTCTACAACCTTTCCCCTGCAG AGCTGTATGAGCAAGCTATCAAGTATGAGAAAGGTTCGTTTATCACTTCTAATGGAGCTTTGGCGACGCTTTCTGGTGCTAAGACTGGTCGTGCTCCGAGGGATAAGCGTGTTGTTAGAGATGCTACTACTGAGGATGAGCTTTGGTGGGGAAA ggGTTCGCCTAACATTGAGATGGATGAGCATACGTTCATGGTGAACAGAGAAAGAGCTGTTGATTACTTGAACTCCTTGGAAAAG gTCTTTGTTAATGATCAGTACTTGAATTGGGATCCGGAGAACAGAATCAAAGTTAGGATTGTCTCAGCTAGAGCTTACCATTCACTGTTTATGCACAACAT GTGTATTCGACCAACTCAGGAGGAGCTTGAGAGCTTTGGTACTCCGGACTTTACTATATACAATGCTGGACAGTTTCCGTGTAACCGTTACACTCATTACATGACTTCGTCTACTAGCGTGGACCTTAATCTGGCTAGGAGGGAAATGGTTATACTTGGCACTCAGTATGCCGGGGAAATGAAGAAGGGTCTTTTCAGTGTTATGCATTACCTTATGCCTAAGCGTCGGATTCTCTCCCTTCATTCTGGTTGCAATATGGGAAAAGATGGAGATGTTGCTCTCTTCTTTGGACTTTCAG GTACCGGGAAGACGACTTTGTCTACGGATCACAACAGGTATCTGATTGGAGATGATGAGCATTGCTGGACTGAGACTGGTGTTTCGAACATTGAGGGTGGATGCTATGCTAAATGTGTTGATCTTTCGAGGGAGAAGGAGCCTGATATCTGGAACGCCATCAAGTTTGGAACAG TTTTGGAAaatgttgtgtttgatgagCACACGAGAGAAGTGGATTACACTGATAAATCTGTTACAG AGAACACACGTGCTGCGTACCCGATTGAGTTCATTCCGAATGCGAAAATACCTTGTGTTGGTCCACACCCGAAAAATGTGATACTTCTGGCTTGTGATGCCTTTGGTGTTCTTCCACCAGTGAGCAAGCTGAATCTGGCACAAACCATGTACCACTTTATCAGTGGTTACACTGCTCTG GTTGCTGGCACAGAGGACGGCATTAAGGAGCCAACAGCAACATTCTCAGCTTGTTTTGGTGCAGCTTTCATAATGTTGCATCCAACAAAGTATGCAGCTATGTTAGCTGAGAAGATGAAGTCACAAGGTGCTACTGCTTGGCTCGTGAACACTGGTTGGTCTGGTGGCAG CTATGGTGTTGGAAACAGAATCAAGCTGGCATACACTAGGAAGATCATTGATGCAATCCATTCAGGAAGCCTGTTGAAGGCAAACTACaagaaaactgaaatctttGGATTTGAAATCCCAACTGAGATCGAAGGGATACCATCAGAGATCTTGGACCCTATCAACGCC TGGTCGGATAAGAAGGCACACAAGGAAACATTGGTGAAACTGGGAGGTCTGTTCAAGAAGAACTTCGAGGTTTTTGCTAACCATAAGATGGGTGTGGATGGTAAGCTCACTGAGGAGATTCTCGCCGCTGGTCCTATCTTCTAG
- the LOC104729377 gene encoding transcription factor bHLH25-like, with protein sequence MNMLSARWFSEQEIEENSIIQQFHMKSIVGEVHEAQYTLPNSFHTNINPSYDDDLIEMKPSKILKTTYILPQLPPPHSSSLPPNSKPHLHCQPSSRILSFGNAGSNVMDHDYSPNSIFSPKVEATTRKQAVWDSKNRPKMVANALYMTIL encoded by the exons atgaACATGTTATCCGCAAGATGGTTCTCTGAGCAG gaaatagaagaaaatagcATTATTCAACAATTTCACATGAAGTCAATAGTGGGAGAGGTCCATGAAGCTCAATACACCCTTCCAAACTCTTTCCACACTAACATTAATCCTtcttatgatgatgatttgatagAAATGAAACCATCAAAGATCCTCAAGACTACTTACATATTACCACAATTGCCACCGccacattcttcttctcttcctcctaaTTCAAAGCCTCATCTTCATTGCCAGCCTTCCTCAAGAATTCTCTCTTTCGGAAATGCTGGTTCAAATGTTATGGATCATGACTACTCTCCCAACTCAATCTTTAGCCCCAAAGTAGAggccactacaagaaaacaagctgtTTGGGACTCCAAAAATCGTCCTAAAATGGTCGCAAATGCACTATATATGACTATTTTGTGA
- the LOC104733097 gene encoding transcription factor bHLH25-like: MSWAEVPPHRNSEPIIQKGTKRTQPLPRSQSNAQDHIIAERKRREKLTQRFVALSALVPGLKKMDKASVLGDALKHIKYLQEKVGELEEEKKERRLESMVLVKKSKLILDDNNQSSSSSSCEDGSSGLDLPEIEVRFSDKDVLIKILCEKQKGHIAKIMAEIENLRFLTITNSSVLPFGPTLDFTIIAKKESDFDMTLMDVVKSLRSALSKFM; this comes from the exons ATGAGT tgggcGGAAGTGCCACCACACCGGAACAGTGAGCCGATTATTCAAAAAGGGACCAAGAGGACTCAACCTTTGCCTAGAAGCCAATCCAATGCTCAAGACCACATAATCGCCGAAAGAAAACGCAGAGAGAAGCTTACTCAAAGATTTGTAGCTCTTTCCGCTCTAGTTCCTGGCCTTAAAAAG ATGGACAAGGCTTCTGTGTTGGGAGATGCACTAAAGCATATAAAGTATCTCCAAGAAAAAGTGGGAGAgttggaggaagagaagaaagagagaagattgGAATCAATGGTACTTGTGAAGAAGTCTAAGCTGATTTTGGACGATAATAAtcagtcatcttcttcttcttcatgtgaaGATGGCTCTTCGGGCTTGGATCTGCCTGAGATCGAAGTAAGATTCTCGGATAAAGATGTTTTAATCAAGATCCTTTGCGAGAAGCAAAAAGGCCATATTGCCAAGATTATGGCTGAGATTGAGAATTTGCGTTTCTTGACAATAACTAATTCAAGTGTATTGCCATTTGGACCAACTCTTGACTTCACCATTATAGCTAAG AAGGAGAGTGATTTCGACATGACACTCATGGATGTTGTAAAGAGCTTGAGGTCTGCTTTATCGAAGTTCATGTGA